The DNA region TGTCAGTTGTCTCTTTTAAACACCCATCAATTACGCACTGTTACAATACATCCGTACTGTCATTCTGTGGTTGTAGCTTTTATAAACAGCAGCGAAGcagaataacaaataataaGTCAAGAGACAGAATTGGAGCatcaaaaccatttttaaaaaaaattacttctCTAGACTTATGGGAGCGTGGTGGTGAAGACAGTTGTACTGTTGTAGTcgtggccacacacacactgcgagGCTTACTTTGTGCTGAGTGATGTGGCCGCTCGCCTGGAACACTAAATCTTAAAGGAGTAATGAAAGCTCCCTGCGCCTCAGTGGATTCATTCTCCAGAGGTGTTTGTCTGCGGACAGCATGCTCAGGGTAGACTCCCGTGGTTAGAGAAGCTCTGCTGATTGTAGTCATCACTTTTGTCAAGAAAAGCCCTGCTGTAACTAGGGCCGCCTGACTGACCTACACAGCTGGTGTTCAAAATGTCCTTAGCACTTAGAATAAATGGCCAACACAAACTAGGAAAAGAGTTTGGTGAAAGGTAACAGTGTGTCATGCATGTTTGTTGTCAATGTAACTCTTCTCTTCACGCACATGCACGCGCATGCACGCACATGTACGCACAAACTATAGACAAGTCATACAAAAGAGGACCCAAACACTGCttctttgagagagagagagaaagagggagaggattggacctgaatgtgtgtgtgtgtgtgtgtgtgtgtgtgtgtgtgtgtgtgtgtgtgtgtaattgaaTGTGTGACTCTGAAAGAGGGTTGAAGCAGACAGGACAAAATGAGATAGAGAGgcaaaaaattacatcaaaagaGTATCAGCAGGGAAAGGGATGAGGGACCATAGACATTAAAAAGTTTAATTGCAAAAATTGGAACCTTTATGactataaattaaaatattatggaGCATGATTTTGCAAAAgctgcaaatgaaaaacatgaattaagtCCTGCACTGTCTCTTTAAACTGAGCAGCCAGTGGTGGTCCTCAGTATAGAGAGTCAAGCCCACCACAATGAGACAAATCATTTCCTGTCAATGACTCCAAAGAGACAcgaaacaaccacaaggagacacaaaaagataacaaatagacacaaaactgcacaaggagacacaaactGACAACATATAGAAACAAAACACCTTGTAGcactcttcacacacacacacacacacacacacacacacacacacactcacaaaatgaGATAACATGAGATAGGAGTGATTTACaaagaaattatatatatttaaactcaCTGGCTGTGGCAGGAGGAGGAAGCGGGCTCCTCCTTGTCCTGTTCCTCCTCAGGTGTGGATGAAAAGTTATCCAACATGGATGGCACATTTTCTCTCCATGGGCGTTTGAAAATGAAACggtccattttgacatttcaatttcCCAACCTAAATTCGGTTAGCTACAAGCTAGTTTTGGCGGCAGTAAGCAGTAAATGTTAGCTGGTAAAGGCGCACGTGAGTGACGTCAGTGAAGCAGCGTGCCCGAGCTTTCCCACTGATCTCAAGTCAGTGATAACCTTACCTTGATTACCAACCAGGGAATTTAATGAGTAAGGTGGGTGGGCCATCACCTATGACtagaagacacaaaataataacaaagacacatgaacaaccacaaggagacacgaAATGTCATCAAAGACACACATGacaactaaaaagagacacaaaatgaccaatgaAGAGAAAAATACCTCTACCCCTTttcatatctgtgcccaggggcccaacaTAATCATGGTCAGTCCatgtttgcttcttttttttttatcctgcaaGGCTTATGAGACCACGATACAATGTATGCAACTTTGAATAAATCTTTTCATTTACTTATCAGGTATTTTTTCCTtgatgtgaaaatgtatgtcttttattttgaaaaagctgtttaacttccttgtttttttaatcgatAAACTGTTGCGCTTGACGCCAGCGGGAGAAAGCTACTCGCAAGCAGATACACAAAGGGAGTGGAAGGACCTGCAGCAATGGGAATCAAACTGTACTACACCACCGTTACGGCCTCACGGACGGTGAGTGAAGAGGCCGTTATTTCACGAACTTAAcgtcatgtttgtgtttttagcgctggtggcagcagcagcagctaacaatGCCCCGTTCAACAGAcacacccagcaccctatcagtAATAGCTTCCTCCTGACCAACAGTGCAGCGGGCCTATGCTAACGGTTTAACAGTATTGTAACGTCAGCATTACCAGGTTGTTGGCATAATGAAGATGAAATTTATTTGTcgtaaatgtaataaaactgaacataaaATACTTTCAACTACGAGCCGGGATGCATGAATCCACCTCATTTCCGTTATCTCGCTAACGGTGCaggaaaggtgtttttttttagcgaGCATGCTTGGCTAACTATTCTAGATAATTCTCCTCTAAATGTGGACCGCATTACTCATTATAAATAGTAACACCATTATACTGTAATATTGGTACATAAAGGTGGCCGGAATAGCCAATTGTAACATTAGCAACCGTTGTATGTATCTATTTACTGTATGGAGAACTATAAGCCAAACTTAATGTATAAATGTGTCAATTTAAGGTTGCCTTCGTTATGGCAACGATACACTTGAATGTTAACGCCCTTTTTAagtaatatgtatttattcatgccGCATACACCAAATGCAATTATTAACGCTTGTTTCAAAGGAAGTACATCTTCTGTAAGTAGCACACTTGCTCAATCTTCTTGTTCCCATTAATGTAGGTTGGTGGCAAGCTAGCATAACAATTTGGGCGAAAATGTGAAAGATAGCTATAATAAGAACTGCCTGGTAATGCATATGTGAGCCGAATTTACCAGTAGACCCTCTCATCTGGGAAAAGCCAAATTTTGGATGTAAGTGTTGGTGTCTGAGCAAGTTACTGTTAAATAGCTAGATTTTCTTATGGAGTTTTGCTACATATTTCCATAGTATATATCAGGATGAATCAATTGATGTGTTCACATATTCACATCCAGACTGTTTGCAGACATCAATATACTAACGTTTTAATAACACAACAgcaatattctttttttgcagcactGTGAAAGCAGCATATGGGAAAGCACAGGGCGAAACATCTGGTATTCATTGGGTGTGAGGTATTCATATAGTCAAAAAGTTTTGTGACGTGCATGAGCATTTAACCCTCTCATGCACAGTAATGCTGCTTGGTAATGTACTAATTTCTGGTTTGCTGTAGAGGCATATTTAACAAGATTTTGATTGGTACCATGCCACTGACACCCAGTCTTTCTGCTGGCTTCAATGCCTGCTGTATGGCCACTCACTGTCCTGTTATTGTTgataatttcaaaatgttttacttgTTATATAGATCAAGAGCTAATAGTGTATTTCAAATCATTTGAGATGAgatgaatgaaataaatttgttattaatgttatttctatttatgtttgtgtatatgtgacatattttgtttatttagatTGCAGCAAGATAATTTTTCAATTCCAAAGTGAAAACATGCTCACAAAACTAAATCTCAGTTAAGAAGAATGCCCTAAACTTCCTGGTCTTATTCGTTTTGATAGcctaatgtttgtttttagggatGCACAGTATTATCAGCATGTCATTGGTATTGGGAAATATATTGCGATCAAGCAATCGTTATATCTGTGTGCAAGCGGAACGTGTGTGTCTGTAATTAACAAAgtgaacatttacaaaacatcaaccctaagttgaagtatttttcttattttgcacagtgaatgaatattacatacaatgAAAAGCATAGTaattcatgtctccatctgctggtgggccattgtgataagagtatgcataatatgatgttaattccactacagaagagacttgatgatcccTAAAATTAGATGGGGAAACGTGTGGGTACATCAGTATCGGTTAAAGGccaatttgtgtgttttaatattaGCAAATTAGATATTCCTTATATTTATGttaaacaaacaatcaaatCGGTCCCCTCTCTTAATAAATTTAATGAATTTCTACTGCAATGGTATCACACATCACAGATTTTAATGTGCAGTATTAGTACATGCAGCATTTTTGGAATGCTCACTGGGCTCAAATGTTAGTATCTCTCCCAGAAGTCATTACCAGCCTGAACAAAAAGTCTATTATTGTTTTCAcctcatcagtgtgtgtgtgtgtgggtcatCATGACAAATTGTGATGCTTGAGACACCTGTTATACTGGAAACTACAACAAAAGTGGTTTTGAGTACTTTGCCaggtgtgtctgtttgtcttgtgGTGTCACAACTGCGCAAGACGTAGATATAAAACTTTAGGTGTGTATTTAGTATTTTGGCTGCCCAAGCGATGGAAATATTGAAATTGCAGTATGGCTAAGTTCAATATTTTAATCACAGGCGCTGCAATTTTTTgattaaggaaaaaatgtgtcacaacatgcCATTAAAGGTGAAGCATTGTGCTTGAGGGTGGAAGTGGTATTCCAGTCTCCAGGGATACCAAGGTATGAAAAATGATGATTATCATGCCATGTATATTTGCATAActatggtattgaaaaaaatgcaaccaggcagagaatctcaccttttttttaagttattttcaaaagggagactttgCAGACATGCTTccatttaaaaatggttttaagtttaaattataGTAATTGAGCATTTGTCAGTCAATCTaatttcattcctttaagggtcattggaactgataacaataataattctgtaatactgtaaAACCGCAATGttttctgagacagttatcATATTGTGAAAATTTAATACCTTTGCAACCCCTGTGGTGCTACAGTAGAAGGCGAGTTCCATTACAGAGTTGTACAAAACTTAGgcaatattttggaaatgtcgataaaacacaattgcaagatgactgcgtttctaatgagtgatgttatgtgacttctcttgAGATGTCATGCAACTTCTTCTTTCATGATAACGTTCTAAGAAACATGGCAAtagattttcaaaacattagcaggtgtatttctattgcagtcgccgcactagctgtcattttttccaattgAAGGCGACGTGGGCGTGTTATgggagcgataatggaaaagcaagccccttatacgtgggaatGGCCAGGTATGGGAGATTTCTGTGAGGtaatagtccacgatttcacagaggaattgtggattcaaaacttccagatgatccactgAACTTTTGAAGGGTTATaaaatgcaataacacctcttatagctcctgctgcatcatgagggagccagttcctttTTTGAATCTCTTGCAATGCCACCTCATGCTGgcataaaaccttttttgtgataaatgggagtctattttttaaattgacgtgtttccattaggtgtgttttatattcgcagtttcaatttgcacaatttgagggttaatggaaacccaactAGTCATGCTTTGGCCCACAAATCATGTTCTGATCGTAAGGTAACATGTTTGTCTGAACAGACCCCAGGAAGAAACACATTATagattatatttttgatttgaattttgcagtgaaaatgaaattcaaacatagattttccaccaaaaaatgTGGCTCTTATTGCAATTGAAATATGCATCAAAGCAAGGGCACTAATCTTTTTGCACACTGTGCAACCTAGCTGAGATCACAATGAAGGCCAAGCTCGGAGATAAGTGTAATCTGTAAGTACGGGGTCAGGAGGAAGGGAAGAGGCCATTGCAGCCCCCCCTCTTTACGTCCTCCAATCACTGTATCATGCCTGGTTGTGACCCTGCAAAGGATCTCTAACATATTAAATGTAATCTCTCCCTTTGACATTATGCTGTACTACTAACCCACATTaacaaatagacaaaaaacaaccacaaaaagacacaaaaactaccactaaaacacacaagacaaccaataagagacataaaatgcctacaaagcaacacaaaacgTACACAGAAGAAATGCCAAATAACTACAGGCAAACAGGCAAAACATCATAAagggacagaaaatgaatacTAAGAGACATGAAACAaccataaacagacaaaaatgactgcaagtagataaaaaacaaccacaagatgacaagaaagagacacaaaacaaccacaacgaGACACAAAAActaccacaaagacacacaaaacaagcaaaaagagGTGCAAAATGACTACACAGCACATACTTTTGGGAACCTCGTGGTGCTACGGTGAAGCTCCAGCCTATCAATCATATTCTGAACATAAGGGAACATGCTTGTGTGAACAGACCccagcaaaaaacacattatcatttttattattttattttttatacagttttaacTACTTTGTCAACTGCTAAAACTTTGCACTCAACCAGTTGAGAGAAGCTGTGAACTGTAAAAATCAATTCCCTTTGCAGCTTAAGGACGTGACACTGGCCTTatcacagctgtgtgtgacAGACTAAATGCCAGCTTGTGTGTTTACAGTTAGCGCTGTGCTTAGGTGTGGCCACTTTCACCAAACCCCCTCCCAACTTCCTCTGTCGCCCACAAAGATAGCGTGTAGAGTGTAGAGTGTTCACTCAGTCTATTAATCATCAGCCAGGACCCAgataagccttttttttaaaggcacgGACTTAAAAAATTACGGAAATCACACACTTTGAAAAAAGTCTAAATGTCCGCATGGTTTAGAGAAGTGAAAGCAGGATTTGGGTTTAATGATGGTTTCTAGTAGTTGTGCTGTGGTTGAGTACATTTTCTGACTGTTGTTTTTCAGGTGAAGTCTCAACAGGCAGAAGTGATGCGAATCcttgaaagcaaaaaaatccaGTACGAGCTCATCGACATCTCTGTGGGCGGGGAGCTTCGTAACGAAATGAAGAACAAAATTGGGAATCCCACGGCAGTCCCTCCCCAGCTTTTCAATGAAGACCAGTACTGTGGGGTGAGGagcacacgcacagacacattcatttaaaaactctcCAGCTGTGTAGtgatataataatttaaaatgttactttagtAGAGGCAGCTAACGGGTATATCAGTATCAGCTTAAATGATTTCTAATAACCAACAAGGAGAACAGAAATGCTAAAGATATGATTATTGTATGGTAGTAAAGATACTGTGCCACCGTTATTGTGCACCAGAGACCACTTACAGGCTTATATTTTAACTCTACGTAGTCCTGCATAGTACCTATTCTTTCCCTCACAATTCTCCAATAACCAAATGTCATGgtttctgataaaaaaataaacataatgcgttcatgttaaaaacaaaacaaaaaaacccccaaaagaaaacaaaaatctgatgTGTGTGATATTGAACACTCAAATACTAGGGCTACTCTCTAAAAAAGTATTTTCGATATCACTCACTCCCTAAAGGCTCGATAGGTTGCTGTACAAAGTTTGTGGCattctcacaaaaaaaagaaaaaaacttacatACCCCGAAAGTGACTTTTCATAACTTGGTATGTcccaatttgtgcattttactAGATATTGACACAAATAATAGCGAGCAAACACGTTGTGTTAGCTGAGTGTAAACTTTGCGTGCTTATGCTGATGAATATTTACATCTGTGTCATCTGACTCAGGATGGAACATTTACTGGTCTCATGATAAGCATGCAACACgggtttgttttgctgttacCTAGTTTACTGAGTGGGTGTGCAGCAGTGATGCTACTGGTTCCTTGTCCTCATCTACAGTTTCAGACACGCAAGCATTTCAAAGACAAGCATACATTAATGTAAATGCATGTTTGCTATGGTTTCAGGTGTTTACATAAGGTATTAgctgtgttattattttaacgTTTATGCAAATAAAAGGTGCTAATgttatttgtggttttcagtATAAAAcgttaagtgtgtgtgtcagtgctttATTATGGAAGCATATTGCTGCCACGTTTATTTTGataacatgatattttcacattataccGTGATAAGTTTATCGTTCTAACAAAGATAATGATAAGCGATATTTAGAACCGATAAgcgtttacaataaaaatgaaaatctttctgtcagtaatttgaatttaaatatataacaaactccaacacaaaactttgtttaaatgcatttagcaaatatttaatcaaaactgaaactttaaacatcATATACATAAGTTCCCTGAAACTTTTTTTAGGTAATAAAGTCAAgagaaaaaattaccaaataaaagtagctccctgaggttttacaaagtaaaagttcctcccatgcggacactttatttgcactttttaattaattttaatcgaaaatcattaaataaaatgctgatacagatagttggcaaaatgcaaaatatcggccccaataatcggccagtcGACCCCGAGCATGTAGGTCGTGATCTTAATTCTTTACCAGTTCTGAGACTGTACAGCCAgcacatttgttttcttgcttattGACACTCTTCTTCTCCACAGGATTATGAAATGTTTGCCGAGGCGGTGGAAGCAGACACAGTGGACCAATTTCTGAAGCTGGCGTGAGAAATGCGGAGTATACTTCTCCATCTTAACCCTGTTCCCCCAACCACCCACCCACCTTGTGCCCTGATGGAGGCcctttattcagtctctctctctttctctttctctgcaccACAGGCAGTATCCACTCACTTTCAATGCCATAATGAAGAATGCCAAATATCCTGTATCTAACCAATCAGAAGACACACATTCCCCCTACTGCACCATTACACTCAGTCTTAATCTGTTTTACTccctttttgtctctcttctttccttttgATTTCTTCCAGACGTGTTCCCTGTCTGACACGCTCGTGTTAATAAGTGCTCCTACTCCGCTAGGAATCAATGAGGTGTCTAAATGTGCGGCAATTAGGTCGACTAATCTTGGCCGCGGCCACATGATCGCTGGAGATTAAACTAATCCACTGGATGACAGCATTCAACCCAGAATCTTCCTGATCCTCTGCAGACCAAACAAACCATCATCACTCAGTCTTAAGTACTCTGTCGTCTTTTTTTGTAGCCTTCAAGTTCCCATGTTGTACATGGCTGTACACTTTTTGTACTTCACATGGATGCAAATGCACATGGAAGTAGCAAGGGCTGTATGGTCCTTAAACCCAATTAATTAGGAGTTATACATGCCTTTTTGGCATGGGcaactttttggtaattttggtCCATTGGTCACCGTATGAACATATAAAAAGAGGCTTGGTTCTGAGGTGGGATCCCACTGTTTGGAGGGGCGATAATGCCACCAGAActcaaaaagtaaatattaaagGAGAACTTCACCCTggaaataat from Plectropomus leopardus isolate mb chromosome 18, YSFRI_Pleo_2.0, whole genome shotgun sequence includes:
- the sh3bgrl3 gene encoding SH3 domain-binding glutamic acid-rich-like protein 3 produces the protein MGIKLYYTTVTASRTVKSQQAEVMRILESKKIQYELIDISVGGELRNEMKNKIGNPTAVPPQLFNEDQYCGDYEMFAEAVEADTVDQFLKLA